A stretch of the Papaver somniferum cultivar HN1 chromosome 6, ASM357369v1, whole genome shotgun sequence genome encodes the following:
- the LOC113291275 gene encoding zinc finger BED domain-containing protein RICESLEEPER 2-like, with translation MIITPILDETEESQYEDHVRTTPTSPPPANDVQLQSNDTAQPNAADGDDAEDEATKTRTGRKRSIVWGHFKKKKIRGEDKAVCDHCNKILGGKRNHGTKHLHDHMKRCPRLKQTDIRQAVLTPSRKKDVRNQLTTYNFDQSVARKDLAYMIILHEYPLSIVEHEGFRRYSNALQPLFKVVSRNTIKNDIFKIYDEEKVKIMHLLEKHQGKIALTTDMWTSKQKKGYMVITSHFIDDSWILQSQIIRFMYVPCPHTAEVFSEALMGCLLDWNINGKISTITVDNCTTNDLMIKNTLEKLSSNSLLLGGDLFHMRCCAHILALIVKQGLEGIKGAIELIRNSVSYWKATPKRVEKFEEAAGQLNIACTNKLVLDCETR, from the exons ATGATCATTACACCGATCCTAGACGAAACTGAAGAATCTCAATATGAAGACCATGTACGGACAACTCCAACTTCGCCTCCACCAGCTAATGACGTCCAACTTCAATCTAATGATACTGCGCAGCCAAATGCAGCTGATGGTGACGATGCCGAGGATGAAGCTACCAAAACAAGAACAGGGAGGAAGAGGTCCATAGTCTGGGGTcactttaaaaaaaagaaaataagaggGGAAGACAAAGCGGTTTGCGATCATTGCAACAAGATACTAGGAGGAAAAAGAAACCATGGGACAAAGCATctacatgatcatatgaaaagaTGTCCTCGACTTAAACAGACAGACATAAGACAAGCGGTACTTACTCCGAGTAGAAAAAAAGATGTGCGAAACCAGCTTACaacatataattttgatcaatctGTCGCCAGGAAGGATCTCGCTTACATGATAATTCTACATGAATACCCGCTTTCCATCGTCGAGCATGAAGGATTCAGAAGATATTCAAATGCACTCCAACCACTGTTTAAGGTGGTATCCCGAAACACCATTAAAAATGACATTTTCAAAATATACGATGAAGAAAAAGTTAAAATAATGCATCTTTTAGAGAAACATCAAGGAAAAATTGCATTAACCACTGATATGTGGACCAGTAAACAAAAGAAAGGATACATGGTCATTACATCTCATTTTATCGATGATTCATGGATCCTACAAAGCCAAATTATCAG GTTTATGTATGTTCCATGTCCACATACAGCTGAGGTCTTCTCGGAAGCATTGATGGGATGTCTGTTGGATTGGAATATTAATGGTAAGATATCTACTATTACTGTTGATAATTGCACCACTAATGATCTTATGATCAAAAATACCTTGGAAAAATTGTCAAGTAACTCATTACTATTGGGTGGAGATTTGTTTCATATGCGTTGTTGTGCGCACATACTAGCTCTCATAGTCAAGCAAGGATTAGAAGGGATTAAAGGGGCAATCGAGTTGATTCGTAATAGTGTTTCTTACTGGAAAGCAACACCAAAACGAGTTGAAAAATTCGAAGAGGCTGCCGGTCAGTTAAATATTGCATGTACAAATAAGCTAGTCCTTGATTGTGAGACTAGATGA